In the Agrococcus sp. Marseille-Q4369 genome, one interval contains:
- a CDS encoding MFS transporter codes for MRESISERVYRRVVRRDAAAERALPGDVRERVPANGVRQVAAQALQSAGDHSVNASTVLPWLLHALGAPGALVGLLVPVRESLSMLPQAMLTPLVLRVRHRKAIFVAGALVQAGAAGAIALVAALGAGLAAGIAIVAALAVFALGRCLCSIASKDVQGRTIPKGERGQITGLATAAGGLAAITLGVAIRVLGGEDASAGLLAWVIAGGAALWVLSALLYSRIREPDGDPWEEGADASTAPAERSGWARDAWALLREDAQLRRFVGVRSLLLVSALSPPFLVSLAAASGSGSLVGLGGFVLSAGLAALLGGRVAGRLADRSSRTLMSVGAGVAATIVALVVAIAALPGFDGASLWGSAVLVAAYFLLALTHTGVRVARKTYVVDMADGDRRTRSVAVANSAMGVVLLVVGAASAALATLGPAWALLLLAALGAIGVVAARRLPEVGRD; via the coding sequence GTGCGCGAGTCCATCTCCGAGCGCGTCTACCGCCGCGTCGTGCGGCGCGACGCGGCGGCGGAGCGAGCGCTCCCCGGCGACGTGCGGGAGCGCGTGCCCGCGAACGGCGTGCGCCAAGTGGCGGCGCAAGCGCTGCAGAGCGCTGGCGACCACTCGGTCAACGCGTCGACGGTGCTGCCGTGGCTGCTCCACGCGCTCGGCGCGCCCGGGGCGCTCGTGGGCCTGCTCGTGCCCGTGCGGGAGTCGCTCTCGATGCTGCCGCAGGCGATGCTCACGCCCCTCGTGCTGCGCGTGCGGCATCGCAAGGCGATCTTCGTCGCCGGCGCACTCGTGCAAGCGGGTGCGGCGGGGGCGATCGCGCTCGTCGCCGCGCTCGGCGCCGGGCTCGCTGCCGGCATCGCGATCGTCGCGGCGCTCGCCGTCTTCGCGCTCGGCCGCTGCCTGTGCTCGATCGCGTCGAAGGATGTGCAGGGCCGCACGATCCCGAAGGGCGAGCGCGGCCAGATCACGGGGCTCGCGACCGCGGCGGGCGGGCTCGCCGCCATCACGCTCGGCGTCGCCATCCGCGTGCTCGGTGGTGAGGACGCCTCCGCGGGGCTCCTCGCGTGGGTGATCGCGGGCGGGGCGGCGCTCTGGGTGCTCTCGGCGCTGCTGTACTCGCGCATCCGGGAGCCCGACGGCGACCCGTGGGAGGAGGGGGCGGATGCGTCGACCGCGCCCGCGGAGCGCTCCGGCTGGGCGCGCGACGCGTGGGCGCTGCTGCGCGAGGACGCGCAGCTGCGGCGCTTCGTCGGCGTGCGGAGCCTCCTGCTCGTCTCGGCGCTCAGCCCGCCGTTCCTCGTCTCGCTCGCCGCGGCATCGGGTTCGGGCTCGCTCGTGGGGCTCGGCGGCTTCGTGCTCTCGGCGGGCCTCGCTGCGCTGCTCGGCGGGCGGGTCGCGGGACGGCTCGCCGACCGCTCGAGCCGCACCCTGATGTCGGTCGGTGCGGGCGTCGCGGCGACCATCGTCGCCCTGGTCGTCGCGATCGCGGCGCTGCCCGGCTTCGACGGCGCGAGCCTGTGGGGGAGCGCCGTGCTCGTCGCCGCCTACTTCCTCCTCGCCCTCACGCACACGGGCGTGCGCGTCGCGCGGAAGACCTACGTCGTCGACATGGCCGACGGCGATCGCCGCACGCGGTCCGTAGCGGTCGCGAACTCGGCGATGGGCGTCGTGCTGCTCGTGGTCGGGGCGGCGAGCGCGGCGCTCGCGACCCTCGGCCCGGCGTGGGCGCTGCTGCTCCTCGCGGCGCTCGGCGCCATCGGCGTCGTCGCGGCACGCAGGCTCCCCGAAGTCGGCCGCGACTAG